A part of Gemmatimonas groenlandica genomic DNA contains:
- a CDS encoding ATP-dependent helicase: MPAAPALDLEALTRGLNPGQREAVFHDDGPALVLAGAGSGKTRVLTTRIARLIGDRGVAPHEILSVTFTNKAAGEMRARIAKFLGHEPKGMWCGTFHALGARMLRGVAPIVGREQNFTIYDEDDTIGAVKRVMERRKLSPTQFAPKAILSAISSAKNALVSPSEYARTARDTFTTAVAGVYTDLEHALQQANAVTFDDLLVLPVRALEQDEALRAHYQRRFKYVLVDEYQDTNAAQFRFVQLMGGGYRNVMVVGDDDQSIYGWRGADIRNILDFERAFPGARIVRLEENYRSTPNILALANAVIAENTERRGKTLRATRPAGETVTLVETLDERDEADFIADTITARMSRSDLSRRDCAVLYRTNAQSRAIEDSFRRRNIPYRLVGAVRFYDRREIRDIMAYLKLVANPADDEAFRRAVNVPKRGLGDATITLLVERAQREGVPLLTIASRIDVVAELRPAARTALADFVSLVQRLRTAAVDSAVDELLRDLAASIKYADHLRAEGPEGQERIENVRELIAGAAEVVADEGGEVGLTPLDHFLQSSTLVAGIDKLDPNADAVTCMTMHNAKGLEFPLVFVSGLEDGLFPLARAAEDPSQLEEERRLFYVGITRAETKLYLTCAEQRRRNGEMMFSMPSRFLKQVTISLAERQKTARAKTEGRGGFASIGGTQSSRDSDDSWGRSSYSAGGGGAKRPASQYGSASYGAGSTAFGKSAGSFSTPARRDRPTEPEDESQDAPLFAVGEKVRHAKFGSGTIAELTGSGRDLKVRIDFEDEEIGRKTLVLAQAKLERGWE; encoded by the coding sequence GTGCCTGCGGCACCTGCGCTCGATCTCGAAGCGCTGACGCGAGGCCTCAATCCCGGGCAGCGCGAGGCCGTATTTCATGACGATGGTCCGGCGCTGGTCCTGGCCGGCGCGGGCTCCGGCAAGACCCGGGTACTGACCACGCGCATCGCCCGACTCATCGGCGATCGCGGCGTGGCGCCCCACGAAATCCTCTCCGTCACGTTTACGAACAAGGCGGCCGGCGAAATGCGCGCCCGCATTGCCAAGTTTCTCGGGCACGAACCGAAGGGCATGTGGTGCGGCACCTTCCACGCGCTCGGTGCGCGCATGCTGCGCGGCGTGGCGCCGATCGTCGGACGCGAGCAGAACTTCACGATCTACGACGAAGACGACACCATCGGTGCCGTCAAGCGCGTCATGGAACGTCGCAAGCTCAGTCCCACGCAGTTCGCGCCGAAGGCGATTCTCAGTGCGATCTCGAGTGCCAAGAACGCGCTCGTCTCGCCCAGCGAATACGCGCGCACCGCCCGTGACACCTTCACGACGGCCGTGGCTGGCGTGTACACCGATCTTGAACACGCGCTGCAGCAGGCCAACGCCGTCACGTTCGACGATCTGCTGGTGTTGCCGGTTCGCGCGCTCGAGCAGGACGAGGCGTTGCGCGCGCACTATCAGCGCCGCTTCAAGTACGTGCTGGTCGACGAGTATCAGGACACCAACGCCGCGCAGTTCCGCTTCGTGCAGCTCATGGGCGGCGGCTATCGCAACGTGATGGTGGTCGGCGACGATGACCAGTCGATCTATGGGTGGCGCGGCGCCGACATCCGCAACATCCTCGACTTCGAGCGCGCCTTTCCCGGCGCGCGCATCGTGCGCCTCGAGGAGAACTACCGCTCCACGCCGAACATCCTTGCCCTCGCCAACGCCGTCATCGCCGAGAACACGGAGCGGCGGGGCAAGACACTGCGCGCCACGCGTCCGGCCGGCGAAACGGTCACGCTCGTGGAAACGCTCGACGAGCGCGACGAAGCCGACTTTATCGCCGACACGATCACGGCGCGTATGTCGCGCTCCGATCTTTCGCGGCGTGATTGCGCGGTGCTCTATCGCACCAACGCGCAAAGCCGCGCCATTGAAGACTCGTTCCGCCGTCGCAATATCCCGTATCGTCTCGTCGGAGCCGTGCGATTCTACGATCGTCGCGAAATCCGTGACATCATGGCGTACCTGAAGCTCGTGGCGAATCCGGCCGACGACGAGGCATTCCGCCGTGCCGTGAACGTGCCCAAGCGCGGCCTCGGCGATGCGACCATCACGCTGCTGGTCGAGCGGGCGCAACGGGAAGGCGTCCCCTTGCTCACCATCGCATCACGCATCGATGTCGTGGCCGAACTACGCCCCGCGGCGCGGACCGCGCTGGCCGATTTCGTGTCGCTCGTGCAGCGCCTGCGCACTGCCGCTGTCGATTCCGCCGTCGATGAGCTGCTTCGCGATCTGGCCGCCTCGATCAAGTACGCCGACCACCTGCGCGCCGAGGGGCCCGAAGGGCAGGAGCGCATCGAGAACGTGCGCGAACTGATCGCCGGTGCCGCTGAAGTCGTGGCCGATGAGGGCGGTGAAGTCGGACTCACGCCGCTCGATCACTTCCTGCAGTCGTCAACGCTGGTGGCCGGGATCGACAAGCTCGACCCGAATGCCGACGCCGTTACCTGCATGACGATGCACAACGCGAAGGGACTCGAGTTCCCGCTCGTGTTCGTATCGGGTCTCGAGGATGGGTTGTTTCCTCTGGCGCGTGCCGCCGAGGATCCGAGTCAGCTCGAAGAAGAACGTCGACTGTTCTACGTGGGCATCACGCGCGCCGAGACGAAGCTGTACCTCACCTGCGCCGAGCAGCGTCGGCGGAATGGCGAGATGATGTTCTCCATGCCCTCGCGCTTTCTCAAACAGGTCACGATCTCGCTGGCGGAACGTCAGAAGACGGCGCGCGCCAAGACCGAAGGACGCGGTGGCTTCGCGTCCATCGGCGGCACGCAGTCCTCACGCGACAGCGACGATTCGTGGGGACGCAGCAGCTACAGTGCGGGCGGCGGCGGCGCCAAACGTCCGGCCAGTCAGTATGGCAGCGCGTCGTACGGTGCCGGCAGCACCGCATTCGGCAAGAGTGCCGGGTCCTTCTCGACGCCGGCTCGACGCGACCGCCCCACCGAGCCGGAGGACGAGTCGCAGGATGCGCCCCTGTTCGCGGTCGGCGAGAAGGTGCGCCACGCGAAGTTCGGGTCGGGCACCATTGCCGAGCTCACGGGCAGCGGGCGCGACTTGAAGGTGCGTATTGATTTCGAGGACGAAGAGATCGGTCGAAAGACACTGGTGCTGGCGCAGGCCAAACTTGAACGCGGGTGGGAGTAG
- a CDS encoding sensor histidine kinase, whose amino-acid sequence MRRRRWPVVVMVLGVLGLLTWYVVYTQHVVRQLRVAAAGQGQMYSRIFRALQDTSATQDPTVTLLELSQQIRESGLPLVLTDPDGRVYGAANLPFDEPLEGERTKAFVRDLDRQNAPILQPGFGGVHYGDSPIVRGLQVIPILQAIGIGLLVAFGIYALIERGRADREKVWAGMAREAAHQLGTPLSAMAGWLELLRDMVTTTTASRAVEAMEQDLQRLERVSHRFERIGRPPRDEQVDCAALVDRLASYFAARAPTLARTVRIRSEHPDGPLMTRGDKVLLEWVLEVLIKNAMDALAGRDGEVVVSAIPLPEGGVRIRVQDDGPGIPRKLRKRIFDAGFTTKDRGWGIGLSLARRIVQENHEGKLMLADTDRGAAFDVILNG is encoded by the coding sequence ATGCGCCGTCGCCGATGGCCCGTAGTCGTCATGGTGCTCGGCGTGCTGGGGCTGCTCACGTGGTACGTCGTCTACACGCAGCACGTCGTGCGCCAGCTCCGCGTCGCCGCGGCGGGGCAGGGGCAGATGTACTCCCGCATCTTCCGGGCACTGCAGGATACCAGCGCCACGCAGGACCCCACGGTCACGCTGCTGGAGCTGTCCCAACAGATTCGTGAATCGGGATTACCCCTCGTGCTCACCGATCCCGACGGCCGCGTCTACGGCGCCGCGAATCTGCCGTTCGACGAACCGCTGGAAGGCGAGCGCACGAAGGCCTTCGTGCGCGACCTCGACCGGCAAAACGCGCCCATTTTGCAGCCCGGCTTCGGCGGTGTGCACTACGGTGACAGCCCGATCGTGCGCGGACTGCAGGTCATTCCCATCCTGCAGGCCATCGGCATCGGCTTGCTCGTGGCCTTCGGCATCTACGCGCTGATCGAACGCGGGCGGGCCGATCGCGAGAAGGTGTGGGCCGGCATGGCCCGTGAGGCGGCGCACCAACTCGGCACCCCGCTGTCAGCGATGGCCGGATGGCTCGAGCTGCTGCGCGACATGGTGACCACCACCACCGCGTCACGTGCCGTCGAAGCGATGGAGCAGGATCTGCAGCGTTTGGAGCGGGTGTCGCATCGTTTTGAACGCATCGGCCGGCCGCCGCGTGACGAACAGGTCGACTGCGCGGCGCTCGTTGATCGGCTGGCATCGTACTTCGCGGCGCGTGCGCCCACTCTGGCGCGCACCGTCCGCATTCGCAGCGAGCACCCCGACGGCCCATTGATGACCCGCGGCGACAAAGTGCTGCTGGAGTGGGTCCTGGAAGTGCTGATCAAGAACGCCATGGACGCACTCGCTGGTCGTGACGGGGAAGTCGTCGTGTCGGCGATTCCGCTGCCGGAGGGGGGCGTGCGTATTCGCGTGCAGGACGACGGTCCCGGTATTCCTCGCAAGTTGCGCAAGCGGATTTTCGATGCCGGCTTCACCACGAAGGATCGCGGCTGGGGCATCGGCTTGTCGCTGGCGCGTCGCATCGTACAGGAGAATCACGAAGGCAAGCTGATGCTCGCCGACACCGACCGCGGAGCGGCGTTCGACGTTATCTTGAACGGATGA
- the serS gene encoding serine--tRNA ligase, whose protein sequence is MHDIRLLRDQLEHLRDGMRRRGKLAELGPMLDRAESLERERRSAITELEAQQARRNKVTAEVGQRRKAGEDATELMAEGRAIGEQIAMLEQRRAETEAAVSVMLYELPNITLPDVPEGDETANTVVRSWGTPRTPDASIAPHWEKGEAFGMIDLARGAKISGSGFIVYRGRGARLVRALMNMMLDIHTEEHGYEETWVPLVVNRASMTGTGNFPKFEEDAYAVTEDELFLIPTAEVPVTNLYRDEILDASELPKRFCAFSACFRREAGAAGKDTRGLLRVHEFDKVELVRYANPETSLDELELLTSQAETILQRLELPYRVLLLAAGDTGFSSAKTYDLEVFAPGVGKWLEVSSCSLFTDFQARRANIRFRPAPGEKPKLVHTLNGSALAFSRVIASILEHHQQPDGSVRIPEALQPYLGRAELR, encoded by the coding sequence ATGCATGACATTCGGTTGTTGCGCGACCAGCTCGAGCACCTGCGCGACGGTATGCGCCGTCGCGGCAAGCTCGCTGAACTCGGCCCCATGCTCGACCGTGCGGAGTCGCTCGAACGGGAGCGTCGTAGCGCCATCACGGAACTCGAGGCCCAGCAGGCGCGTCGGAACAAGGTGACGGCGGAGGTCGGACAGCGCCGCAAGGCGGGCGAAGACGCGACCGAGCTCATGGCCGAAGGGCGGGCCATCGGCGAGCAGATTGCCATGCTCGAACAGCGTCGGGCGGAAACCGAAGCGGCCGTCTCGGTTATGCTCTACGAACTGCCGAACATCACGTTACCCGACGTCCCCGAAGGCGACGAAACCGCGAACACGGTCGTGCGCAGCTGGGGCACGCCGCGCACACCCGATGCGTCCATCGCGCCGCACTGGGAGAAGGGCGAAGCGTTCGGTATGATCGACCTCGCCCGCGGCGCGAAGATCAGCGGCTCGGGCTTCATCGTGTATCGCGGTCGCGGCGCGCGCCTTGTGCGCGCCTTGATGAACATGATGCTCGACATCCACACCGAGGAGCACGGCTACGAAGAGACGTGGGTGCCGCTCGTCGTGAATCGGGCCTCGATGACGGGCACGGGCAACTTCCCCAAGTTCGAGGAAGACGCCTACGCTGTTACCGAAGACGAGCTGTTCCTCATTCCCACGGCCGAAGTCCCGGTCACCAATCTCTATCGCGACGAGATTCTCGACGCGAGTGAATTGCCGAAGCGCTTCTGCGCGTTCAGCGCCTGCTTCCGTCGTGAAGCGGGGGCCGCCGGGAAGGACACGCGCGGCCTGCTGCGCGTGCACGAATTCGACAAGGTCGAGCTGGTGCGCTACGCCAATCCCGAGACCTCGCTCGATGAGCTGGAGTTGCTCACGAGCCAGGCCGAGACGATCCTCCAGCGGCTCGAACTGCCGTATCGTGTGTTGCTGCTGGCGGCCGGGGACACTGGCTTCTCCAGCGCGAAGACCTACGACCTCGAAGTGTTCGCCCCTGGCGTCGGTAAGTGGCTCGAAGTCTCGAGCTGCAGCCTCTTCACCGATTTTCAGGCGCGTCGCGCCAACATCCGCTTTCGTCCCGCGCCGGGTGAAAAGCCGAAACTGGTGCACACGCTGAACGGGTCGGCGCTCGCCTTCTCGCGCGTCATCGCGAGCATTCTCGAGCATCACCAGCAGCCCGATGGCTCCGTCCGGATTCCCGAGGCGCTGCAGCCGTACCTCGGTCGCGCCGAACTGCGCTAA
- a CDS encoding roadblock/LC7 domain-containing protein produces MPTIRDLVSALRRRDGVDAAIVLGRDGLLIDGATDAALDPEGLAAFVPPMALAAVEMGVAAGRGDFGLMVLEYSTGTVVVTSVSPDAFLLVLLRPDANLAALLYDLRRFRAQIASLV; encoded by the coding sequence ATGCCCACCATTCGCGATCTCGTCAGTGCATTACGCCGCCGCGACGGTGTGGATGCCGCCATCGTCCTGGGGCGCGACGGCCTCCTGATCGACGGCGCGACTGATGCCGCGCTCGACCCGGAAGGACTGGCCGCCTTCGTGCCCCCGATGGCGCTCGCCGCCGTCGAGATGGGCGTCGCCGCCGGTCGCGGTGACTTCGGCCTCATGGTGCTCGAATACAGCACCGGCACGGTCGTCGTGACCTCGGTCTCCCCGGACGCATTCCTGCTCGTGCTCCTGCGCCCCGATGCCAATCTGGCGGCGCTCTTGTACGACCTCCGTCGCTTTCGGGCGCAGATCGCCTCGCTCGTCTGA
- a CDS encoding response regulator, translating into MPVDPAAGVTVLVVDDEPHIGRIIRTRLEQAGFTVHLAEHGAEALSTLESTPAVALVVLDLMLPGMSGTEILRVLRGDTRWRPLPCIVLTAAGQDAQLREVESLGVSEIMTKPFSPRRLLERVRAHTGTTLPEPASTELSSPPVRP; encoded by the coding sequence ATGCCCGTTGATCCGGCCGCCGGGGTGACCGTGCTCGTGGTGGACGACGAGCCGCACATCGGGCGCATCATCCGGACGCGTCTGGAGCAGGCCGGCTTTACGGTGCATCTGGCGGAGCACGGTGCCGAGGCACTCTCCACTCTCGAGTCGACGCCGGCGGTCGCGCTCGTTGTCCTGGACCTCATGCTACCGGGCATGTCGGGGACGGAAATCCTCCGCGTGCTGCGCGGTGATACCCGGTGGCGTCCCCTACCCTGCATCGTCCTCACGGCAGCAGGACAAGATGCGCAGTTGCGCGAAGTCGAATCCCTTGGCGTTTCCGAAATCATGACCAAGCCTTTCAGCCCGCGGCGCCTGCTGGAGCGTGTCCGCGCGCATACCGGAACCACTCTGCCCGAGCCGGCGTCGACGGAGCTCTCGTCCCCCCCGGTGCGGCCATGA
- a CDS encoding mannose-1-phosphate guanylyltransferase, giving the protein MNRWNVVLAGGVGSRFWPLSTPERPKQLLPLISEVPMLRDTLDRMRPLAPLSQTLVLTNASLRDAVLALEPDLPPENVIAEPRPAGTCAALAWAAQVIAQRAGGDAVMICVHADWAIGDVDAYRETLAEAARVAFEERALVTVGIVPSRPDPGFGYIQPGAPVRTGVQRVARFVEKPDRERAAQMVAEGYLWNSGIFAWCVGDLLDEIRDHTPEVQPALSAAGDDLAAFFAQVKSVAIDVGVLERSARVLVLPGQFGWDDVGTWAALHRVRTRDAQDNAMLGPTFALQATGNVVHADGTQVVLYGVDDLVVVAREGLVMITTREKAADLKTLLDALPPEVRGS; this is encoded by the coding sequence ATGAACCGCTGGAACGTCGTGCTCGCCGGTGGCGTGGGCTCCCGCTTCTGGCCGCTGTCCACGCCCGAACGTCCGAAGCAGTTGCTGCCGCTGATCAGCGAGGTGCCCATGCTTCGGGACACGCTCGACCGGATGCGGCCGCTGGCGCCGTTGTCGCAGACGCTCGTGCTGACCAACGCCTCGCTGCGCGACGCGGTGCTCGCACTCGAGCCCGATTTGCCGCCCGAGAACGTGATTGCCGAGCCACGGCCGGCGGGCACGTGCGCGGCGCTGGCCTGGGCGGCGCAGGTCATCGCGCAGCGCGCTGGCGGCGACGCCGTGATGATCTGCGTACATGCCGACTGGGCCATTGGTGATGTCGACGCGTACCGGGAGACACTGGCGGAGGCCGCGCGTGTCGCCTTCGAAGAGCGGGCACTGGTGACGGTCGGGATCGTGCCGTCCCGCCCCGATCCAGGCTTCGGCTATATCCAGCCGGGGGCGCCGGTGCGCACCGGCGTGCAGCGCGTGGCGCGATTCGTGGAAAAGCCGGACCGTGAACGGGCGGCGCAAATGGTCGCCGAGGGCTACCTCTGGAATTCAGGAATCTTCGCGTGGTGCGTGGGCGATCTCCTCGACGAGATTCGCGACCATACGCCGGAAGTGCAGCCGGCGCTGTCGGCTGCCGGTGACGATCTGGCGGCGTTCTTCGCGCAGGTCAAGTCGGTCGCGATCGACGTCGGCGTGCTGGAGCGCAGTGCTCGCGTGCTGGTGCTACCCGGGCAGTTCGGATGGGATGACGTGGGCACCTGGGCCGCGTTGCATCGCGTGCGCACCCGGGATGCGCAGGACAATGCCATGCTCGGCCCCACGTTCGCCCTGCAGGCGACCGGGAACGTGGTGCACGCCGACGGTACTCAGGTGGTGCTCTATGGCGTAGACGATCTTGTGGTCGTCGCGCGCGAGGGCTTGGTGATGATCACGACGCGCGAGAAGGCGGCCGATCTCAAGACGCTGCTCGATGCGCTACCGCCCGAGGTACGCGGCTCGTGA
- a CDS encoding putative sugar nucleotidyl transferase: MIALYDDAVARRFEPFATSRPLGEMRAGALLIRERWEIVLGVESRGFVGAPHLHGFAEFDAPTFVNGQALAAGTWLVNTRALPYLDGPAIAVSTTALTITIGGEIAAIRLDSDARDARTLAALADGSYGLTHDRALPDGTGDEAEALELDGVWLDDVWDVIGTLQPLLQRDIPALASRLSVTTLHTGGSASATILGSHPVYAEVGATIEPMSVFDTSTGPVLLRRGAQVHAFTRVIGPCYVGHDSVVTADRIAGSSIGETCRVHGELSTSIFIGHANKGHDGFVGHSVLGRWVNLGAGTITSNLKNTYGAVALWTPDGVRESGLQFLGTMFGDHVKTGIGLRLTTGCVLGAGANVFDAMPPKVVAPFSWGARAPYDAFDVTKFVQTAERMMARRGVPLTESSRAWWTSVHALCAADGRWPRR; encoded by the coding sequence GTGATCGCGCTGTACGACGATGCCGTGGCACGGCGCTTCGAACCGTTCGCCACCAGCCGCCCGCTCGGCGAGATGCGCGCGGGCGCGCTGCTCATTCGCGAACGCTGGGAAATAGTGCTCGGTGTCGAGAGCCGTGGATTCGTGGGGGCACCGCATCTGCATGGATTCGCCGAGTTCGACGCGCCGACCTTCGTGAACGGACAGGCGCTCGCCGCCGGCACGTGGCTGGTGAATACGCGCGCGCTGCCATACCTCGATGGCCCCGCGATCGCCGTGTCAACGACCGCGTTGACGATCACGATCGGCGGGGAAATCGCCGCGATTCGACTCGACAGCGACGCGCGTGACGCGCGCACCCTCGCCGCGTTGGCGGATGGATCGTATGGGCTGACGCACGACCGGGCACTCCCCGACGGCACTGGCGATGAAGCCGAAGCACTCGAGCTCGACGGCGTCTGGTTGGACGACGTGTGGGATGTGATCGGCACCCTGCAGCCGCTACTGCAGCGCGACATCCCTGCCCTCGCCTCTCGTCTTTCCGTCACCACGTTGCACACTGGCGGCAGTGCGTCGGCAACCATTTTGGGATCGCATCCGGTGTATGCGGAAGTGGGCGCCACGATTGAACCGATGTCGGTGTTCGACACCAGCACGGGGCCGGTGCTGCTGCGGCGCGGCGCGCAGGTACATGCGTTCACGCGCGTCATCGGACCGTGCTACGTGGGCCACGACAGTGTGGTGACGGCCGACCGCATTGCCGGGTCGTCGATCGGCGAGACGTGTCGTGTGCACGGCGAACTCTCGACGTCGATCTTCATCGGCCACGCGAACAAGGGGCATGACGGTTTCGTCGGACACTCCGTGCTCGGTCGATGGGTGAATCTCGGTGCCGGGACGATCACCAGTAATCTGAAGAACACGTACGGCGCGGTGGCCCTGTGGACGCCCGACGGTGTGCGTGAAAGCGGCCTGCAATTCCTGGGCACGATGTTCGGCGATCACGTGAAGACCGGCATCGGACTACGACTGACGACCGGATGTGTGCTCGGCGCCGGAGCGAATGTCTTCGACGCGATGCCGCCGAAGGTCGTGGCACCATTCTCGTGGGGCGCTCGTGCACCGTACGATGCGTTCGACGTGACGAAGTTCGTGCAGACGGCCGAGCGCATGATGGCGCGGCGCGGCGTGCCGCTCACTGAAAGCAGCCGCGCGTGGTGGACCAGCGTGCACGCTCTGTGCGCCGCCGACGGCCGCTGGCCACGTCGCTGA
- a CDS encoding MBL fold metallo-hydrolase, producing MLRITVLGSGSRGNAILIDGTDGAVLVDAGFGPRSLARRLKAVGRRPEEISALLLTHEHTDHASGAGVACTRWGWPMYGSAGTIEALGVASATDVSLRAGRTFTDDGPTSISGFLVETTSVPHDARDCRALVFTDIRSGARAGVAMDVGRVPEALPVSFERLDLIVVESNHDEQMLARGPYPWSLKQRISGGLGHLSNGAAAGFVSACAHRGLRGVLLTHLSETNNLPALAIERTRDALRRAGWSRDALSAASQHLPLPPMTSTGEAAWLVRASQLSLGF from the coding sequence ATGCTCCGTATAACGGTTCTCGGCAGCGGGAGTCGCGGCAACGCCATCCTGATCGACGGCACGGATGGCGCGGTGCTGGTTGATGCGGGATTCGGCCCGCGCTCGCTCGCGCGACGGCTGAAGGCGGTGGGCCGTCGGCCGGAAGAGATCAGTGCGTTGCTGCTGACGCACGAGCACACCGATCACGCGAGCGGCGCCGGCGTCGCGTGCACGCGCTGGGGCTGGCCGATGTACGGGTCGGCGGGCACGATCGAGGCGTTGGGCGTGGCCAGCGCAACGGACGTCTCATTGCGTGCGGGGCGAACCTTCACCGATGACGGCCCGACGTCGATCAGCGGTTTCCTGGTCGAGACGACCTCGGTGCCGCATGACGCGCGGGATTGTCGTGCGCTCGTATTCACCGATATCCGGAGTGGCGCGCGCGCAGGAGTGGCGATGGATGTCGGGCGCGTTCCGGAGGCGCTGCCGGTTTCCTTTGAGCGATTAGACCTGATCGTGGTCGAATCAAACCACGATGAGCAGATGCTTGCACGTGGTCCGTATCCCTGGTCGCTGAAACAACGGATCAGCGGAGGCCTCGGGCATCTCTCGAACGGTGCGGCCGCCGGGTTCGTAAGCGCGTGTGCGCATCGCGGACTGCGCGGTGTGTTGCTGACACACTTGAGCGAGACGAACAACCTTCCCGCGCTGGCGATCGAGCGGACGCGCGACGCGCTGCGCCGGGCCGGTTGGTCGCGCGACGCGCTGTCGGCGGCGTCACAACATCTACCGCTGCCGCCGATGACATCGACCGGTGAAGCGGCGTGGTTGGTGCGCGCGTCGCAATTATCGCTCGGCTTCTAA